Proteins from one Psilocybe cubensis strain MGC-MH-2018 chromosome 11, whole genome shotgun sequence genomic window:
- a CDS encoding UDP-glucosyltransferase 45, which produces MTHIFFSAFPAWGHLRALCILAARLVKENKNLTVTLLLPPNHLKKAVAEITAEFGGESSENNWKRLRAFSPFKLESEHPLELVQLMVACYPTVYQQLLNSQSITCSITGDVFDSILPPDMVILDFFAHPQLLATREATGTKIPIAVFVCAHAATILRTLGPEHYGGRGDLNAKIEAEAARRGITPLEVGDSVYSHTDGTIIKIAGIPDMYDWEYFPQLLPFDLPVSQIMIQAYRGLRDSDVIISGSAQDFEPETLEAFKSWFTEWNKKVYVVGPLIPSKPTTFVIPSNDAQNTGLVETFLDKALAEHGRLSTVLLSFGSLFWPHEQGYLEEVIEALIEKKFPFIVSYASPFAKISDDLLERVQSSGYGLIARWLPQLYVLNHPATGWFITHSGQNGVLEALGTGVPMICWPFEADQPAAAAHLSENLKVAFELLEVRTGERGLKPLLRNGRQAKGTREAVGIEIRDVLDACRGEKGAELRKNAQAIKAKFDKTWQADGISRKDFNACLEQYGIHLS; this is translated from the exons ATGACCCACATTTTCTTCTCAGCTTTTCCGGCATGGG GTCACCTGAGAGCGTTATGTATTCTAGCAGCGCGTCTTGTAAAGGAGAACAAGAACTTGACTGTGACTCTTCTGCTCCCCCCAAATCATCTAAAAAAAGCAGTAGCGGAGATCACAGCTGAATTTGGTGGTGAATCATCAGAAAACAACTGGAAACGGCTTAG GGCCTTTTCTCCCTTCAAACTGGAGTCTGAACATCCATTAGAGCTCGTCCAATTGATGGTAGCATGCTATCCGACGGTCTATCAACAACTTTTGAACAGCCAATCTATTACGTGCTCGATAACCGGGGATGTGTTTGACTCTATCCTACCTCCGGATATGGTCATTCTAGAT TTTTTCGCCCATCCTCAATTGTTGGCGACACGGGAGGCCACGGGAACTAAAATTCCTATTGCAGTTTTTGTGTGTGCTCATGCCGCGACTATTCTTCGTACATTGGGTCCAGAGCATTATGGTGGTCGTGGTGATCTTAACGCtaagattgaagctgaggCTGCTCGCAGAGGTATCACACCTTTGGAGGTTGGGGACTCG GTCTATAGCCACACCGATGGTACGATAATCAAAATAGCTGGAATTCCTGACATGTATGATTGGGAGTATTTCCCACAGCTG CTCCCATTCGATCTGCCCGTATCCCAAATTATGATACAAGCGTATCG TGGGCTAAGGGATAGTGATGTTATTATTTCTGGATCTGCACAAGACTTCGAACCGGAGACGCTGGAGGCATTCAAGTCATGGTTTACTGAATGGAATAAAAAGGTATACGTAGTCGGCCCCCTTATTCCATCAAAACCAACGACGTTTGTCATCCCATCAAATGATGCTCAAAATACCGGCCTTGTTGAAACGTTCCTTGACAAGGCTCTTGCAGAGCATGGGCGGCTGTCTACAGTTCTG CTCTCTTTTGGGTCATTATTTTGGCCCCATGAGCAAGGCTATCTGGAAGAAGTTATAGAAGCTTTGATTGAGAAGAAATTCCCTTTT ATTGTTTCTTATGCTTCGCCTTTTGCGAAAATTTCGGATGATCTACTGGAAAGGGTCCAGAGTTCAGGATATGGGCTAATTGCGAGATGGTTGCCGCAGCTTTACGTTTTAAATCATCCT GCAACTGGGTGGTTTATCACCCACTCCGGTCAGAACGGTGTTCTGGAAGCACTGGGGACTGGTGTTCCAAT GATTTGTTGGCCTTTCGAAGCCGACCAACCTGCTGCCGCTGCACATTTGTCTGAAAATCTGAAAGTTGCTTTCGAATTACTGGAAGTCAGGACTGGAGAAAGGGGGCTAAAACCTCTCTTGCGAAATGGTAGGCAAGCAAAGGGCACTCGCGAAGCCGTTGGAATCGAAATTAGGGATGTCCTAGATGCGTGCCGTGGAGAGAAGGGGGCTGAGTTACGAAAGAATGCCCAGGCTATCAAGGCCAAGTTTGACAAAACCTGGCAAGCCGATGGTATCAGCAGAAAGGACTTTAACGCCTGTTTAGAGCAGTATGGCATTCATCTTTCCTAG
- a CDS encoding Hydroxylase/desaturase CTB9, with protein sequence MPGLTSPVSVTTTLHYFTPPAGGERAYQKALVDPVTGERTAEKNFDTEERPNIVIENLRGREDSVSLDKTGFQYFIHPPKHTSFTNDDEIKAEYYPESIELIKKLTGATRVVIFDHTLRRRIPGQKSPFNAPVAQVHVDQSSKASIARVHRHLPPSDVPQLLEKRFQIINLWRPIKHAALDWPLALCDHTSVDPADIVPVALIYPDREGETLGVKYNPNHKWKYLRGMTPEEGVLIKCFDSIQDGSVAVFTPHTGFEDPSTPEGAPFRESIEIRTLVFYD encoded by the exons ATGCCCGGTTTAACGTCGCCTGTATCTGTGACTACCACTCTTCATTATTTCACACCTCCAGCTGGAGGAGAAAGGGCGTACCAAAAGGCACTCGTGGACCCTGTTACAGGCGAGCGTACTGCTGAGAAGAATTTTGACACCGAGGAACGGCCAAACATTGTGATTGAAAATCTGCGTGGGAGGGAAGATTCTGTATCTCTTGATAAAACGGGTTTCCAATACTTTATCCACCCGCCGAAACACACTTCGTTCACGAATGACGACGAAATCAAGGCGGAATACTATCCCGAAAGTATTGAGCTCATAAAGAAATTAACCGGAGCCACTCGGGTAGTCATTTTCGATCACA CCCTACGTCGTCGAATCCCTGGTCAAAAATCTCCATTTAATGCCCCGGTTGCCCAAGTGCATGTCGATCAATCCTCGAAGGCATCTATCGCCCGTGTTCATAGGCACCTCCCACCTTCGGATGTCCCTCAGCTCTTGGAAAAACGTTTCCAAATAATTAACTTGTGGAGGCCAATTAAGCACGCTGCCCTCGACTGGCCTCTGGCACTTTGCGACCACACCAGCGTTGATCCTGCAGACATAGTCCCTGTAGCACTTATTTACCCAGATCGAGAGGGGGAAACGCTAGGTGTTAAGTATAATCCAAACCACAAATGGAAGTACCTTCGTGGTATGACTCCAGAGGAAGGTGTGCTGATCAAGTG CTTTGATTCTATCCAAGATGGCAGCGTGGCCGTATTTACTCCCCACACTGGATTTGAAGATCCTTCTACACCTGAGGGTGCTCCTTTCAGGGAGTCAATCGAAATCAGAACTCTTGTGTTCTATGATTAA